In one window of Polaromonas naphthalenivorans CJ2 DNA:
- the pqqD gene encoding pyrroloquinoline quinone biosynthesis peptide chaperone PqqD — protein MNAPGLPAASAATPTPPKAVELPAHPRLSRLYRLQYEPVQTAWVLLYPEGMVKLNDSSAEILRRCNGQLSADGIAAELEALFSVQGIGPQVKDLLQEGVRRGWIV, from the coding sequence ATGAACGCCCCTGGCCTCCCTGCGGCAAGCGCCGCCACACCGACTCCCCCCAAGGCGGTGGAGTTGCCCGCCCATCCACGGTTGTCGCGCCTGTACCGCCTGCAGTACGAGCCGGTGCAAACCGCCTGGGTGTTGCTCTACCCCGAAGGCATGGTCAAGCTCAACGACAGCTCCGCCGAAATCCTGCGCCGCTGCAACGGCCAGCTCAGCGCGGACGGCATTGCCGCCGAGCTGGAAGCGCTTTTTTCCGTCCAGGGCATTGGCCCGCAGGTCAAGGACTTGCTGCAGGAAGGAGTCCGTCGTGGCTGGATCGTCTGA
- the pqqE gene encoding pyrroloquinoline quinone biosynthesis protein PqqE yields MAGSSEISPPVSPPVSPPLWLLAELTYRCPLHCVFCYNPTQYARLQEEMSTAQWVDVMRQARALGAAQLGFSGGEPMLRDDLEELVQEARHLGFYTNLITSGVGLTETRARKLKDAGLDHVQLSFQDSTKELNDFLSHTKTFELKQKVARLIKQHDWPMVMNCVLHRHNLPHVGKIIEMAEALEAEFLELANTQYYGWAWTNRDHLMPTHEQLIEAEAVVNRYRAQPNPRCRVLFVVPDYFEERPKACMNGWGAVFLAIAPDGTALPCHNARDLPGLKLPRVQDQPLADIWARSQAFNAYRGDSWMKPPCSSCDERHKDFGGCRCQAFLITGDAAQADPVCSKSPHHAKVVELVRRAPEHRVTPIVFRSDSESRALHPQD; encoded by the coding sequence GTGGCTGGATCGTCTGAAATTTCCCCGCCTGTGTCACCGCCTGTCTCCCCGCCTTTGTGGCTGCTGGCGGAACTGACCTACCGCTGCCCGCTGCACTGCGTGTTTTGCTACAACCCGACCCAATACGCCCGCCTGCAGGAGGAAATGAGCACCGCGCAGTGGGTGGACGTGATGCGCCAGGCGCGCGCCCTGGGCGCCGCCCAGCTGGGCTTTTCCGGTGGCGAGCCGATGCTCAGGGACGACCTCGAAGAGCTGGTGCAGGAAGCGCGTCACCTGGGCTTTTACACCAACCTCATCACTTCGGGCGTGGGGCTCACTGAGACCCGCGCCCGAAAGCTCAAGGACGCCGGGCTGGACCATGTGCAGCTGTCTTTCCAGGATTCCACCAAGGAACTCAACGATTTCCTGAGCCACACCAAAACCTTTGAACTCAAGCAAAAGGTTGCCCGGCTGATCAAGCAGCATGACTGGCCCATGGTCATGAACTGTGTGCTGCACCGCCACAACCTGCCGCATGTCGGCAAGATCATCGAGATGGCCGAGGCGCTGGAAGCCGAATTCCTGGAACTGGCCAACACCCAGTACTACGGCTGGGCCTGGACCAACCGCGACCACCTGATGCCGACGCACGAGCAGCTGATCGAAGCCGAAGCCGTGGTCAACCGCTACCGCGCGCAGCCCAACCCGCGCTGCCGCGTGCTGTTCGTGGTGCCCGACTATTTTGAAGAGCGCCCCAAGGCCTGCATGAATGGCTGGGGCGCGGTCTTTCTGGCCATCGCCCCCGACGGCACCGCCCTGCCCTGCCACAACGCCCGCGACCTGCCGGGCCTGAAGCTGCCGCGCGTGCAGGACCAGCCGCTGGCCGACATCTGGGCACGCAGCCAGGCCTTTAACGCCTACCGGGGCGACAGCTGGATGAAACCGCCCTGCAGCAGCTGCGACGAGCGCCACAAGGATTTCGGCGGCTGCCGCTGCCAGGCCTTTTTGATTACCGGCGATGCCGCCCAGGCCGATCCGGTGTGCAGCAAATCGCCGCACCATGCCAAGGTGGTCGAACTGGTTCGCCGGGCGCCCGAACACCGGGTCACGCCGATTGTGTTTCGCAGCGACAGCGAATCACGGGCGCTGCATCCGCAAGACTGA
- a CDS encoding ABC transporter permease — protein MSRTPLSLHIVRAMRAVVGREIHKFLRQPSRLGSALVRPLLWFVVFSAGFNNVFGVSIVPPYETYVEYQEYMVPGLLAMVALFNGMQSSLSMVYDREMGMMRLLLTAPLSRGWLLAFKLLGGTSLSLLQMLVFVLIAFAFGVRFDLKNLPMLVLAMLCGATLLAALGLMLSVYIKQLENFAGTMNFVIFPMFFISPALYPLWKLEESGAWWLLILAQWNPFTHVVEAMRFAMYGQINALSWAVVLFGTAVFFGLAWWGYDPQRGWIKQRGAA, from the coding sequence ATGTCGCGCACGCCCCTGAGCCTGCACATCGTGCGCGCCATGCGTGCCGTGGTGGGCCGCGAAATCCACAAATTTCTACGCCAGCCCTCCCGGCTGGGTTCTGCCCTGGTACGCCCGCTGCTGTGGTTCGTGGTGTTTTCCGCAGGCTTTAACAACGTCTTTGGCGTGTCCATTGTTCCGCCCTACGAGACGTATGTTGAATACCAGGAATACATGGTTCCGGGCCTGCTGGCCATGGTGGCGCTGTTCAACGGCATGCAAAGCTCCTTGTCGATGGTCTATGACCGCGAAATGGGCATGATGCGGCTGTTGCTGACCGCTCCCTTGTCGCGCGGCTGGCTGCTGGCCTTCAAGCTGCTGGGCGGCACCAGTCTGTCATTGCTGCAAATGCTGGTTTTCGTGTTGATTGCCTTTGCCTTCGGAGTGCGTTTTGATCTGAAAAACCTGCCCATGCTGGTGCTGGCCATGCTTTGCGGCGCCACGCTGCTGGCCGCGCTGGGGCTGATGCTGTCGGTGTACATCAAGCAGCTTGAAAACTTTGCCGGCACGATGAACTTCGTGATTTTTCCGATGTTCTTCATCAGCCCGGCGCTTTATCCCTTGTGGAAGCTGGAGGAGTCGGGAGCCTGGTGGCTGCTGATCCTGGCGCAGTGGAATCCTTTTACCCATGTGGTCGAAGCCATGCGCTTTGCCATGTATGGACAGATCAATGCGCTGTCCTGGGCGGTGGTGCTGTTCGGTACGGCCGTGTTTTTTGGACTTGCCTGGTGGGGCTACGACCCGCAGCGAGGCTGGATCAAGCAGCGTGGAGCGGCCTGA
- a CDS encoding PQQ-dependent catabolism-associated beta-propeller protein, translating into MHGGHARPWLRHLLAGVLTLCTGLAAAQSPSGRVYVSSEKDNKIYVFDIQGTRLSSIEVCKRPRHMMFNAPHTKIYVSCGDSNQLGVVDTASGKMTEQIAVGDSPEIFDLSPDGKTAYVSIEDDNVMAAYSLESKARLFEVKTGGEPEGILVMPDGKHAYVTSEIANVVHLVDIAQRKVLKNIRVGKRPRRFVLAAGGKELWISNELGASVSVLNTEDQSVKGTVEFKVQGMRSSDITPVGMTLSPDGKTVWVGLGRANHVAEVDVATRQVRRNILVGKRPWGLAPHPDGKILYVTNGMSDDMTLIDTATGKALRTVAVGRVPHSVLVQP; encoded by the coding sequence ATGCACGGCGGCCATGCCCGGCCTTGGTTGCGTCATCTTCTTGCGGGTGTTCTCACGCTCTGCACTGGCCTGGCTGCAGCGCAATCACCTTCAGGCCGGGTTTATGTTTCAAGCGAGAAGGACAACAAGATTTATGTTTTTGATATTCAGGGAACGCGCCTGTCGTCGATAGAGGTTTGCAAGCGGCCGCGCCACATGATGTTTAACGCCCCGCATACAAAGATTTACGTCTCCTGCGGCGACAGCAACCAATTGGGCGTTGTCGATACCGCCAGCGGCAAGATGACTGAGCAGATCGCTGTGGGCGACAGTCCCGAAATTTTCGATCTCAGCCCCGATGGAAAAACCGCCTATGTGTCGATTGAAGACGACAACGTGATGGCCGCCTACAGCCTCGAAAGCAAAGCCAGGCTGTTCGAGGTCAAGACGGGCGGTGAGCCCGAAGGCATTCTGGTCATGCCCGATGGCAAGCATGCCTATGTGACCTCCGAAATCGCCAATGTGGTCCACCTGGTGGACATCGCTCAGCGCAAAGTGCTCAAGAATATCCGCGTCGGCAAGCGGCCGCGCCGCTTCGTCTTGGCGGCTGGCGGCAAGGAGCTATGGATCAGCAATGAACTGGGGGCCAGCGTCAGCGTGCTGAATACCGAGGACCAAAGCGTCAAGGGCACGGTGGAATTCAAGGTGCAGGGCATGCGCTCTTCCGACATCACCCCGGTCGGCATGACCTTGAGCCCGGACGGTAAAACCGTGTGGGTCGGACTGGGCCGGGCTAACCATGTGGCCGAGGTCGATGTGGCCACACGTCAGGTCCGGCGCAACATTCTGGTGGGCAAACGGCCCTGGGGTCTGGCGCCGCACCCTGATGGCAAGATACTGTATGTCACCAACGGCATGTCGGACGACATGACGCTGATCGATACCGCCACCGGCAAGGCGCTGCGAACCGTGGCGGTGGGCCGGGTTCCCCACAGCGTGCTGGTGCAGCCCTGA
- a CDS encoding PQQ-dependent methanol/ethanol family dehydrogenase produces MAATAHVGAQVTDAMISSDATNPKSVLSSGIGTQGQRHSPLTAVNPKTISRLTPVWSMSFGGEKQRGQESQPLVYNGKMFVTASYSRMYALDVKTGQKLWKYEHRLPEGIMPCCDVVNRGAALYDNLVIFATLDAQLVALDQNTGKVVWKEKIDDYSAGYSATAAPLIAEGLLLTGLSGGEFGVVGRVEARDPKTGKLVWSRPTVEGHMGYLNGKENGISGTTNATWPGETWKTGGASTWMGGTYDAKTGLAYFGTGNPGPWNSHVRKGDNLYSSSTVAIDVKTGKIAWSYQNTPNDAWDFDGSNEFVTFDMDGKRMGAKADRNGFFYVIDATTGKLGNAFPFVKKITWATDIDLKTGRPNFVADNRPGDPTAPGGEGTKGKSVFSAPAFLGAKNQMPMAYSPLTKLFYVPTNEWGMEIWNEPITYKKGGAFLGAGFTIKPLFEDHIGSLRAIDPKTGKIAWEIKNTAPLWGGALTTAGNLVFWGTPEGFLKAADATTGKEVWKFQTGSGVVAPPITWMQDGEQYISVVSGWGGAVPLWGGEVAKKVNFLEQGGSVWTFKLMK; encoded by the coding sequence ATGGCTGCCACGGCCCACGTCGGCGCTCAGGTGACCGATGCCATGATCAGCAGCGACGCCACCAATCCGAAATCGGTATTGAGTTCGGGAATCGGCACGCAAGGTCAACGGCATTCGCCGCTGACGGCCGTCAACCCCAAAACCATCAGCCGGCTGACGCCCGTATGGTCCATGTCCTTTGGCGGTGAAAAGCAGCGTGGCCAGGAGTCGCAACCCCTTGTCTATAACGGCAAGATGTTCGTGACCGCCTCGTATTCGCGCATGTATGCGCTGGATGTCAAGACCGGCCAGAAGCTCTGGAAATACGAGCACCGGCTGCCCGAAGGCATCATGCCTTGCTGCGATGTGGTCAACCGTGGCGCCGCGCTGTACGACAACCTGGTGATCTTCGCGACCCTGGATGCCCAGTTGGTGGCGCTTGACCAGAACACCGGCAAAGTGGTCTGGAAAGAAAAAATCGACGACTACAGCGCGGGCTACAGTGCCACCGCAGCCCCCCTGATTGCTGAAGGCTTGCTGCTGACCGGGCTCTCGGGCGGCGAATTCGGCGTGGTAGGCCGCGTTGAAGCGCGCGATCCCAAGACCGGCAAGCTGGTCTGGTCCCGTCCCACGGTCGAAGGCCACATGGGCTACCTGAACGGCAAGGAAAACGGCATCAGCGGCACGACCAACGCCACCTGGCCCGGCGAAACCTGGAAAACCGGCGGCGCTTCCACCTGGATGGGCGGCACCTACGATGCCAAGACCGGCCTGGCCTATTTCGGCACCGGCAACCCGGGTCCGTGGAACAGCCATGTGCGCAAGGGCGACAACCTGTATTCCTCGTCCACCGTGGCAATTGATGTCAAGACCGGGAAAATCGCCTGGAGCTATCAAAACACGCCGAATGACGCCTGGGACTTTGACGGCTCGAACGAGTTCGTGACCTTCGACATGGACGGCAAGCGCATGGGCGCAAAGGCCGACCGCAATGGCTTTTTCTATGTGATTGACGCCACCACCGGCAAGCTGGGCAATGCGTTCCCGTTCGTCAAGAAGATCACCTGGGCCACCGACATCGACCTGAAAACCGGCCGTCCCAACTTCGTGGCCGACAACCGGCCAGGCGACCCGACGGCTCCCGGCGGTGAAGGCACCAAGGGCAAGTCGGTGTTTTCCGCACCCGCCTTCCTGGGCGCAAAGAACCAGATGCCGATGGCCTACAGCCCTCTGACCAAGCTGTTCTATGTGCCGACGAACGAGTGGGGCATGGAAATCTGGAACGAACCCATCACCTATAAAAAAGGCGGCGCTTTCCTGGGTGCGGGCTTCACGATCAAGCCTTTGTTTGAAGACCATATTGGCTCATTGCGCGCCATTGATCCGAAGACCGGCAAGATCGCTTGGGAAATCAAGAACACCGCGCCGCTGTGGGGCGGCGCCTTGACCACGGCGGGCAACCTGGTTTTCTGGGGTACGCCTGAAGGTTTCCTGAAGGCCGCTGATGCCACGACCGGCAAGGAAGTCTGGAAGTTCCAGACCGGTTCGGGCGTGGTCGCTCCTCCCATCACCTGGATGCAGGATGGCGAGCAGTACATCAGCGTGGTTTCGGGCTGGGGCGGTGCTGTACCGCTGTGGGGCGGCGAAGTGGCCAAGAAGGTCAACTTCCTTGAGCAGGGCGGATCCGTCTGGACCTTCAAGCTGATGAAGTAA
- a CDS encoding quinoprotein relay system zinc metallohydrolase 1, which yields MRRWNWLLMVAAVLAMPVGAQAQTAASPSLKRAALDMARLDYALQPRQIAPGVWVFEGAVEDFSPGNGCNIINTGFIVTGEGVVVINTGPSRLYGEQQRRAIERVTQEPVVKVFNLNLHPDYFFGNQAWPELPVQALAGSIAGMQAEGQNYASNMYRLCGDWMKGTEPTPARAPVLAQMLQLGKHRLELLRLEGHTGDDLLLIDHGTGVVFAGGLVFAERVPTTPHADVNSWLRSLDVLDKRLGGLALTALVPSHGPIYKDSRGIGQTRDWLLWVSSLLEGSARRGLDLSEVLQTPVPERFQAWAAQPAELQRTLAQWYPLYEQRALLGGLPAK from the coding sequence ATGAGGCGCTGGAACTGGCTCCTCATGGTCGCCGCCGTGCTTGCCATGCCTGTTGGGGCGCAGGCGCAAACGGCTGCAAGCCCGTCGCTCAAGCGTGCCGCCCTCGACATGGCGCGCCTCGACTACGCCTTGCAGCCGCGCCAGATTGCACCCGGTGTCTGGGTGTTCGAGGGCGCCGTGGAAGATTTCAGCCCCGGCAATGGCTGCAACATCATCAACACCGGCTTTATCGTCACGGGCGAAGGGGTGGTGGTCATCAACACCGGCCCCTCCAGGCTGTATGGCGAGCAGCAGCGCCGCGCGATTGAGCGCGTGACGCAAGAGCCGGTCGTGAAGGTGTTCAACCTGAACCTGCACCCGGACTACTTTTTTGGCAACCAGGCCTGGCCCGAGCTGCCTGTCCAGGCGCTGGCCGGCAGCATCGCCGGCATGCAGGCCGAGGGCCAGAATTACGCCAGCAACATGTACCGCCTGTGCGGCGACTGGATGAAGGGAACCGAGCCCACGCCCGCCCGCGCGCCAGTGCTTGCGCAGATGCTGCAACTGGGAAAGCATCGGCTTGAACTGCTGCGGCTCGAAGGCCACACGGGCGATGACCTGCTGCTGATCGACCACGGCACGGGCGTGGTGTTTGCCGGCGGGCTGGTGTTTGCCGAACGGGTGCCGACCACGCCGCATGCCGATGTGAACAGCTGGCTGCGCAGCCTCGATGTGCTCGACAAGCGGCTGGGCGGCCTTGCATTGACAGCGCTGGTGCCCAGCCATGGGCCGATTTACAAGGACAGCCGTGGCATCGGCCAGACGCGCGACTGGCTGCTGTGGGTCTCAAGCCTGCTGGAGGGCAGCGCCCGGCGCGGCCTCGATTTGAGCGAAGTCCTGCAAACGCCGGTGCCCGAGCGGTTTCAGGCCTGGGCCGCACAGCCGGCTGAATTGCAACGGACCCTTGCCCAGTGGTACCCCTTGTACGAGCAACGCGCCCTGCTGGGCGGGCTGCCGGCCAAGTGA
- a CDS encoding ABC transporter substrate-binding protein, whose protein sequence is MLMLAGLGVAAPVVKAAQGSVNVAVISLADDARYAPRRLERAYAGHPQGRALDAARLAAEDSAVELETAGLTLKVREVLLSNAQALPKALEELKAAGVHHLVADLPVAEMSLLVRTAPAALEGAMVFNTGLDNDALRGDSCAAHLLHTFPSRQMLTDSLAQYLAARSWRKVLLLQGPLPGDQLQADAFNRSARRFGLKITQTRPFKLSGDPRERDLSNTRLLTGEREHDVVAVMDSDGEFARTLPYATQWPRPVVGSNGLMAAAWHPQWERNGGPQLSRRFQRLAKRPMQGQDWAAWAAVKAVAAGLVDEPNARIPQQLKRLRSGTVYLDGFKGPRLSFRPWDGQLRQPVFLSHIDGVVGLAPLEGVLHPTEVMDTLGVDEKESTCRARP, encoded by the coding sequence ATGCTGATGCTGGCTGGGCTGGGCGTTGCGGCCCCGGTGGTCAAGGCGGCACAAGGGAGCGTGAACGTCGCCGTGATCTCGCTGGCTGACGACGCACGCTATGCGCCCCGGCGACTGGAGCGCGCCTATGCGGGCCATCCCCAGGGGCGTGCGCTGGATGCGGCCAGGCTGGCGGCTGAAGATTCAGCGGTCGAACTGGAAACGGCAGGGTTGACGCTCAAGGTTCGCGAGGTGCTGCTGTCCAATGCGCAGGCCTTGCCCAAGGCCCTGGAAGAACTCAAGGCCGCCGGGGTACATCATCTGGTTGCCGATTTGCCCGTAGCCGAAATGAGCCTGCTGGTGCGCACCGCCCCGGCGGCGCTGGAGGGCGCCATGGTGTTCAACACCGGGCTGGACAATGATGCGCTGCGCGGCGACAGTTGTGCTGCGCATCTGCTGCATACCTTTCCAAGCCGGCAGATGCTGACCGACTCGCTGGCCCAATACCTGGCCGCGCGCTCCTGGCGCAAAGTATTGCTGTTGCAGGGTCCGCTGCCGGGCGACCAGTTGCAGGCCGATGCCTTCAACCGTTCCGCGCGTCGCTTCGGTCTGAAAATAACGCAGACGCGTCCCTTCAAATTGTCCGGCGACCCGCGTGAGCGCGATCTGTCCAATACCCGCTTGTTGACGGGCGAGCGCGAGCACGATGTGGTGGCGGTCATGGACAGCGACGGAGAATTTGCCCGCACGCTGCCGTATGCCACCCAGTGGCCGCGCCCTGTCGTTGGTTCCAATGGCCTGATGGCTGCTGCGTGGCATCCGCAATGGGAGCGCAACGGCGGCCCGCAGCTCTCGCGCCGTTTCCAGCGGCTGGCCAAGCGGCCCATGCAGGGTCAGGACTGGGCGGCATGGGCCGCGGTCAAGGCGGTGGCGGCCGGGCTGGTGGACGAGCCCAACGCCCGCATTCCGCAGCAGCTCAAGCGCTTGCGCAGCGGAACGGTTTACCTGGATGGATTCAAGGGGCCGAGGCTGTCGTTCCGGCCATGGGACGGCCAGTTGCGCCAGCCGGTTTTTTTGAGCCACATCGACGGCGTGGTGGGCCTGGCCCCGCTGGAGGGTGTGCTGCACCCGACCGAGGTGATGGACACCCTGGGCGTGGATGAAAAGGAAAGCACATGTCGCGCACGCCCCTGA
- a CDS encoding quinoprotein dehydrogenase-associated SoxYZ-like carrier, with protein MTSWIDRRAMLLRVGSAAAVAGGMPLALWAGEDPTGGDPLNSMQWPTLRKQYLGDAPMRFSQDVVVKGPAFADDAMNVPVLIDARALSSVGGGVERIDVVSDRNPIREVLSFEPLRCLPMLAFRFRMEQASPVRAMVKTRDGQWHVGSTWVQAAGGGCTVPGTTRADGSWSRTLNQVQTRFFSNVLAGSQRLRVRIMHPMDTGLVAGIPAFYVESLQLMDDAGRVWWRLALHEPVSENPLLTFELPERPNGILRLAGRDNNGNPIGAEVSA; from the coding sequence ATGACATCATGGATTGATCGACGAGCAATGCTGTTGCGCGTGGGATCGGCCGCTGCTGTTGCCGGTGGCATGCCGCTGGCGCTGTGGGCCGGGGAAGATCCTACGGGGGGAGACCCCCTGAATTCCATGCAATGGCCGACCCTGCGCAAGCAGTATCTGGGCGATGCGCCCATGCGCTTCAGCCAGGACGTGGTGGTCAAGGGCCCGGCCTTTGCCGACGATGCCATGAATGTTCCGGTGCTGATCGATGCCCGGGCCTTGTCCTCGGTGGGCGGGGGCGTCGAGCGCATTGATGTCGTGAGCGACCGCAATCCCATCCGCGAGGTGCTTTCATTCGAGCCCCTGCGCTGCCTGCCCATGCTGGCCTTTCGATTTCGCATGGAGCAGGCTTCGCCCGTGCGGGCCATGGTCAAGACACGCGATGGGCAATGGCATGTGGGAAGCACCTGGGTTCAGGCGGCAGGAGGCGGCTGCACCGTGCCCGGCACCACCCGGGCCGACGGGTCGTGGAGCCGCACCCTGAACCAGGTCCAGACGCGATTTTTCAGCAATGTACTGGCCGGAAGCCAGCGTTTGCGCGTGCGCATCATGCACCCCATGGACACCGGACTGGTGGCCGGAATACCTGCTTTTTACGTGGAAAGCCTGCAACTGATGGACGATGCTGGCCGTGTCTGGTGGCGGCTGGCCCTGCACGAACCGGTATCGGAAAATCCGCTGCTGACCTTCGAGCTGCCCGAACGCCCCAACGGCATCCTGCGGCTGGCCGGCCGCGACAACAACGGCAACCCGATTGGCGCCGAGGTGTCCGCATGA
- a CDS encoding c-type cytochrome, which produces MKLNILSCAFVLAASGMSGVHAEDTAAMTDFVRGNGCFSCHSATEKIVGPSFQSISSKYAADKDAVPTLAQSIKNGSTGKWGSRVAMPPHQNISNEDLTKLAKWVLSQKP; this is translated from the coding sequence ATGAAACTCAACATCCTTTCCTGTGCATTTGTGCTGGCAGCCTCAGGCATGAGCGGCGTTCATGCTGAAGATACCGCAGCCATGACCGACTTTGTTCGTGGCAACGGCTGCTTTTCATGCCATTCGGCCACCGAAAAAATCGTTGGCCCCTCTTTTCAGAGCATCAGCAGCAAATACGCTGCTGACAAGGACGCCGTCCCCACCCTGGCTCAAAGCATCAAGAACGGCTCGACCGGAAAATGGGGCTCGCGCGTTGCCATGCCGCCGCATCAAAACATCAGCAATGAAGATTTGACCAAGCTGGCCAAATGGGTGCTTTCCCAGAAACCTTGA
- a CDS encoding Bug family tripartite tricarboxylate transporter substrate binding protein has product MPNKKEQNLLILAVWNFLAAAISFCLRSHTMSPLLPAPVALSSEGHASRRQILRSSLACGLSCGLGLGSNALAQNAKPAWPVRPIQMIVPWPAGGATDLTLRVLNEEAEPLLGQRIVVVNRPGAAGTLVAPLLKAADPDGYTIGQIPITVYRYALMNRVPWDPVHDLTPILQVSSTTFGLLVPADSPWKSLADLINWARENPGQLLMGSTGIGTTAHLAMEEILLENNISYGHIPYKGTTEQMLAIASGQLMAGVNSTGFAPWVDQHKIRLLAIFSAERSARWPQVPTLRELGYERSVYTSPWGLGAPRGTPSAIVQLLHNAFHKAIFSPNHKAALARYDQDINYLDTAAYQLAISETVKHEKALLARMKLLAVPLS; this is encoded by the coding sequence ATGCCCAATAAAAAGGAACAGAATTTGCTTATATTGGCTGTCTGGAATTTTCTGGCAGCGGCTATTTCATTTTGTTTGCGATCCCATACTATGTCACCCCTTCTTCCTGCGCCAGTAGCGCTTTCCTCTGAAGGTCATGCCTCGCGCCGTCAAATCCTTCGCTCGAGCCTGGCATGTGGGCTGAGTTGCGGACTGGGACTGGGCAGCAACGCACTCGCGCAAAATGCCAAGCCTGCGTGGCCCGTTCGGCCCATCCAGATGATCGTGCCATGGCCTGCTGGCGGCGCGACTGACCTGACACTGCGCGTACTCAATGAAGAAGCAGAACCCTTGCTTGGACAGCGTATCGTGGTGGTTAACCGGCCCGGGGCTGCCGGCACCCTGGTGGCGCCTCTGCTCAAGGCGGCAGATCCTGACGGATACACCATCGGGCAAATACCGATCACGGTGTACAGATACGCACTCATGAACCGGGTTCCCTGGGACCCGGTTCATGATTTGACGCCCATCCTGCAAGTGTCCAGCACCACCTTCGGCTTGCTGGTTCCTGCCGACAGTCCCTGGAAAAGCCTGGCCGATCTGATTAACTGGGCGCGTGAAAATCCCGGCCAACTCTTGATGGGCTCAACCGGCATAGGCACCACGGCCCATCTGGCCATGGAAGAAATACTGCTCGAAAATAACATCAGCTATGGCCATATACCCTACAAAGGCACGACCGAGCAAATGCTGGCCATCGCTTCAGGCCAGTTGATGGCGGGGGTCAATTCCACTGGCTTTGCTCCTTGGGTCGATCAACACAAAATACGGCTTCTGGCCATTTTCAGCGCTGAGCGCAGCGCCCGCTGGCCGCAGGTACCCACGTTGCGCGAACTGGGCTACGAGCGTTCGGTTTACACCTCGCCATGGGGATTGGGTGCCCCCCGTGGCACCCCGTCTGCCATCGTTCAGCTTTTGCACAATGCCTTTCACAAAGCCATTTTCAGCCCGAATCACAAAGCCGCGCTGGCCCGCTACGACCAGGACATCAACTACCTCGACACAGCCGCCTACCAACTGGCCATCAGCGAAACCGTAAAGCACGAAAAAGCGCTGCTTGCCCGCATGAAGTTGCTGGCGGTGCCGCTTTCATGA
- the pqqC gene encoding pyrroloquinoline-quinone synthase PqqC, producing the protein MEIAQSPCFDASRSAWSPAEFERQLRAKGTAYHIHHPFNVRMNQGGCTADEIRCWVANRFYYQLCIPRKDAAILANMPDRAHRRLWVERILDHDGYGDYQGCAAGGMEAWTQLGLAVGLSREELWSLQGVAPAVRFACDAYVNFAAKAPWQEAVCSSLTEMFAPQIHKDRLASWPLHYAWIEPEGLTYFRSRIPLASRDVEHGLAVTITHFTTRQAQHRALDILQFKLDILWSMLDGIEKACV; encoded by the coding sequence ATGGAAATAGCCCAATCACCCTGCTTTGACGCCAGCAGATCAGCCTGGAGCCCTGCCGAGTTTGAAAGGCAGCTGCGCGCCAAAGGCACGGCCTATCACATTCACCATCCCTTCAATGTACGGATGAACCAGGGCGGCTGCACCGCAGACGAAATCCGTTGCTGGGTGGCCAACCGTTTTTATTACCAGTTGTGCATTCCGCGCAAGGACGCGGCGATTTTGGCCAACATGCCTGACCGGGCGCACCGCCGACTGTGGGTGGAACGCATTCTGGACCATGACGGCTACGGCGACTACCAGGGCTGCGCCGCTGGCGGCATGGAAGCCTGGACCCAGTTGGGCCTGGCGGTCGGCCTGTCGCGTGAGGAATTGTGGTCGTTGCAGGGCGTGGCGCCGGCGGTGCGGTTCGCCTGCGATGCCTACGTGAATTTCGCCGCGAAAGCACCGTGGCAGGAAGCCGTGTGCTCATCGCTGACCGAAATGTTCGCACCCCAGATCCACAAGGACCGGCTTGCCAGCTGGCCTTTGCATTACGCCTGGATCGAGCCCGAAGGCCTGACTTATTTCCGCAGCCGTATTCCGCTGGCAAGCCGCGATGTGGAACACGGGCTGGCGGTCACCATCACCCATTTCACCACCCGCCAGGCGCAGCACAGGGCGCTGGACATCCTGCAGTTCAAGCTCGACATCCTGTGGAGCATGCTCGACGGCATCGAGAAAGCCTGCGTATGA